The window ATTATACATAGCTCCCGCATTATTTTTCGCTGCTGACTTCAAATACCATTCCATTGCTTTTCTATAATTAATGTCAACACCTAGTCCATTCTGATATAAATACCCAATATTATTGGATGCCTTTTCGTATCCATTCTTATCAGACTTTTTATACCATTCCATTGCTTTTTTGTAATCTTGCTTTACTCCAAAACCATAGTCATACAATGAGCCAATATTATTTTGAGCTAAACCATTAGATTGCTTTGATGCTTTTAAGTACCAACTCATAGCTTCATCATAACTTTTTTCTACTCCCAGGCCTTCTTCATAAAGAAATCCAATATATGCAGTGGCATCTGAATTATCATTTTCAG of the Providencia rettgeri genome contains:
- a CDS encoding tetratricopeptide repeat protein; this translates as MFHKKIFLAMTLMSVLGFNFRAYSSNESMNFKILKHSIASFQFSMANIFFNDKNYFDAKRYYLYSSENDNSDATAYIGFLYEEGLGVEKSYDEAMSWYLKASKQSNGLAQNNIGSLYDYGFGVKQDYKKAMEWYKKSDKNGYEKASNNIGYLYQNGLGVDINYRKAMEWYLKSAAKNNAGAMYNIGYLYEKGLGVPMDINKAKEWYNKASKLGLEIAKFRLNLLERKY